TACAGGGTCACCTTCGCAGGCTGTAACGGAACCATAAATAGTATCGATAGGTAAAAATTCGCCCAACACTTCTACAAAAAGATGCGTGCTAACTGAATCACAATATCCATTCGCCGTAACACCAATATTTCCTGAAGTGGAATCAAATTGAATTACAATCAAAGTGTCGGCTTGTGAATATATTATGGAGGCTCCTTCGGGAAGTGTCCAGTCGTAGGAAAAAGCATCGGGAACAGCTGAAATCTGATAAGAAGCAACTCCTGTCAGGCAAACTGAAGTGATACCGGTTATTCCGCTCACCGGAGGCAATGATGTATGTGCTGTTATTGGAAGCGATAGTATCAGTGTGTCGCAGTTACCCGCAACAGTCACTTTTATTATGCCTGAACTGGTGCCGAGTGCTACCATAATCATGGTATCATTCTGTGATAAGATAGTGGCATCGGAAGGAACAGACCACGTATACGTTACTGCATTCTGAATGTGTGGAATAAAATAAATACCTGTATCGCCATAGCAATAATTTGCCGCACCGGATATGGAACTGTCAGCCTGCAAAGGTGGAATGATGATAACCGGAAATGAAGCAATCGATGTATCACAATCAGCACCCGCAATTACGGTAACATTCCCTGATTCTGCGCCAAAGGTTACAGCAACTAAAGTATCTCCCTGAGAAAAAACTACAGTGGCATCTGAAGGAACCTGCCATTCATAGGAATTGGCACCAGTAACCGGAGCAACTGAATAAGTTGTAGTGGTTCCAAAGCAAAGATTTGATTCGCCGGTTATATTGCCCAATGGAGTTATTGTATCAGAACAAGGAATGTACTTAAATATACTGCCAAGTGCACCCACAACATAACCGGTGTCCTGAGCAGTAAAAAAAATTCCATTTAATCCGGTTGTACTCACATCGTTTACCGACCATGTGTTACCACCATCTTTAGTCCTGATCACTGATCCGGCATCATCAACAAACCAACCTGCAATAGTTGAACTGAATGTTCCGCGGCGAATTGAAAATCCGGGTGGCCCGGTAAAAACTTCTTCCCATGTATCGCCACCATCCGAAGAGCGAACAATAAACTCATGTCCTCCATTTGGAGAAGTTCCGCCACCTGCAAAAATCACATTGTCTTCACTTACCGCCAAAGCCGGTATCGCCTGTGTTGATGTATACACGGATTGCCACGAAGCGCCACCGTCGAGTGTTCTGAGAATAATACCATTTGAAAAACCTGTACTGCCTGTCGAGAAGCCGGTGTCATTATTCAAAAATTCGATATCGAGCAAATCCTGTGTAAAACCGGTATTTAAAGAATCCCAGAATACGCCAACATCTACTGTTTTCAGAAATACTCCGGCTTCACCGGCTACGTATCCGATTTCTTTAGAAGGAAAATCAATAGCCCGCAAACTTGCAGTAGTACCAATAGGCACTGTTCCCCAGGATTCACCACCATCAGTTGTTTTTAGCAAGGTGCCATACATTCCACAGGCAAACCCTTTGGAGTTGGTGTTGAAAGCAATATCGCGAAGGGCATTAGCGGTGTTGGAAGATTTTTGTATCCAATGCGCACCACCGTCTGTTGTTTTCAGAATGGGTGCAAAGTTGGGAGGAAAAGCTTCGCCAACAGCAAACCCGGTGGATTCGTTAAGAACAAATATGCCGCGAAGATTATTGGTGATGCCTGTGCTTTGAGGAATCCATTGAGCAAAAAGCGAAATGGGAAAGAGTAAAAGCAGTACTATTGAATATGATGTTTTCAAGATCAGAAAATTAAAATAGGTTAAAGAGGACAAACGCTTTTAAATATCAATCGAAGTATTTCTGCCGGAGATTTCGTTATGCAAATCAATCGTTGGAAATCAGTATTGAAATTATTAAGGTGTCTTAAAAAGTATTTGCTGAAAAATCAGCAACAGAAGCAAATATACATGCTCCATTCCGGAACAGGAAAATA
The genomic region above belongs to Chitinophagaceae bacterium and contains:
- a CDS encoding T9SS type A sorting domain-containing protein; the protein is MKTSYSIVLLLLFPISLFAQWIPQSTGITNNLRGIFVLNESTGFAVGEAFPPNFAPILKTTDGGAHWIQKSSNTANALRDIAFNTNSKGFACGMYGTLLKTTDGGESWGTVPIGTTASLRAIDFPSKEIGYVAGEAGVFLKTVDVGVFWDSLNTGFTQDLLDIEFLNNDTGFSTGSTGFSNGIILRTLDGGASWQSVYTSTQAIPALAVSEDNVIFAGGGTSPNGGHEFIVRSSDGGDTWEEVFTGPPGFSIRRGTFSSTIAGWFVDDAGSVIRTKDGGNTWSVNDVSTTGLNGIFFTAQDTGYVVGALGSIFKYIPCSDTITPLGNITGESNLCFGTTTTYSVAPVTGANSYEWQVPSDATVVFSQGDTLVAVTFGAESGNVTVIAGADCDTSIASFPVIIIPPLQADSSISGAANYCYGDTGIYFIPHIQNAVTYTWSVPSDATILSQNDTMIMVALGTSSGIIKVTVAGNCDTLILSLPITAHTSLPPVSGITGITSVCLTGVASYQISAVPDAFSYDWTLPEGASIIYSQADTLIVIQFDSTSGNIGVTANGYCDSVSTHLFVEVLGEFLPIDTIYGSVTACEGDPVSYFIPPVSGATDYVWSVPDDASILSGQGDTMVVVAFGSSSGFVAITAGTIDCDAAVASLFVNVTASLNQPGDIIGVNALCSGDTGEYIISSVAGAVSYSWTIPAGATLISNLGDTLILVIFGDISGDVVFSAASTCDTVSSSLYVMIHPGVPPIQGIIGDTIVCSGDTATYSIGAVEGVDYSWTVPFDANIISSQGDTVITVLFGNSSDGITVVAGSACALQDTTLIVNVITISPIEAITGDVNVCSGDTATYSIGAEAGVQYSWTVPAGATVIASQGDTTITVLFGNNAGEISVTAESPCGIQDTSLFVNVMPFAPIQNIVGDTLVCSGDTAVYSIGAVEGVNYLWTIPGDASILSSQGDTTITVLFGNESGAITVVMESDCNAHDTTLTVVVVAYPPVPVITFVNNDLISSAPAGNQWYYNGASIAGATAQIYTPSLNGTYSVIVTYPPGCATASENFEVTSIGLLIIPSFIEIIVSPNPFETYTTLQLANNYQLHNGKLLIQDIQGKVVVTQDHLNGNTIPIFRDALPGGIYYFRLTDAMHNLMATGKLIIQ